The following are from one region of the Nicotiana tabacum cultivar K326 chromosome 3, ASM71507v2, whole genome shotgun sequence genome:
- the LOC107797111 gene encoding calcium uniporter protein 2, mitochondrial, translated as MALKKTLAQRLFNAYKTTNFSISTCRIIPSASSMASKSLTTPCPDNNIAPDPGDNGTFRRFLHRYPSPANSPYLRSLPSGEKLIEKLREMDTERNRIRLDGLLTPEKLRPEETSEGKLTVEDARKLLKLSQLEMVKLKLRKIEKNCISYSEFVQICCESCSNSTDQCLEFAKILDDSGSVIVLGNVVFLRPDQVVKTIQGLLPMPLPNPNDPQMMKELKQMEEEKSMIDKKAESLVRRELWCGLGYFVIQTAAFMRLTFWELSWDVMEPICFYVTSIYCMAGYAFFLRTSKEPSFEGFFQSRFAAKQKRLVKLKNFDLQRYNELKRACYPNSTSPPGNTLAFNPLSLDVNKTEFHHLPEHFSR; from the exons ATGGCGTTAAAAAAAACGCTAGCTCAGCGCCTTTTCAATGCATACAAAACCACTAATTTTTCCATTTCCACATGCCGTATTATTCCTTCAGCTTCATCCATGGCATCCAAATCATTGACTACTCCTTGTCCTGATAATAATATCGCCCCAGATCCCGGAGACAACGGAACTTTCCGGCGATTCCTCCACCGCTACCCATCTCCGGCGAACTCGCCGTATCTCCGATCACTACCCTCCGGCGAAAAGCTCATCGAGAAACTGCGTGAAATGGACACTGAAAGAAACAGAATCAGACTCGATGGACTCCTGACGCCGGAAAAGTTGAGGCCGGAGGAGACGTCGGAGGGAAAATTGACGGTGGAGGATGCAAGGAAGTTGCTGAAATTATCACAACTGGAGATGGTGAAATTGAAGctaaggaaaattgaaaaaaattgtaTTTCGTACTCAGAATTTGTTCAGATCTGCTGTGAATCTTGTTCGAATAGTACTGATCAATGCCTAGAATTCGCGAAGATTCTAGATGATTCTGGAAGTGTAATTGTTCTAGGAAACGTTGTGTTCCTCAGGCCTGATCAG GTAGTGAAAACCATACAAGGCCTATTACCAATGCCATTGCCGAACCCAAATGACCCACAAATGATGAAGGAGCTCAAGCAAATGGAGGAGGAAAAATCAATGATTGACAAGAAAGCTGAGTCATTGGTGCGTAGAGAGTTGTGGTGTGGGCTAGGCTATTTTGTCATTCAGACAGCAGCATTCATGAGATTGACATTCTGGGAACTTTCATGGGACGTCATGGAACCAATTTGCTTTTATGTCACATCCATTTACTGCATGGCTGGTTATGCATTTTTCCTCAGGACGTCGAAAGAGCCTTCATTCGAAGGATTTTTCCAAAGCCGATTTGCTGCTAAGCAAAAACGACTTGTGAAGCTTAAGAATTTCGATCTTCAAAGGTATAATGAGCTCAAAAGAGCTTGTTATCCTAATTCAACGTCGCCTCCTGGAAATACCTTAGCCTTTAACCCTTTATCCCTTGATGTAAACAAGACAGAATTTCACCATTTACCTGAACATTTTTCTAGGTAG
- the LOC142176513 gene encoding uncharacterized protein LOC142176513, protein MPEPTSEDSDVVKEERKKREHDELLCRGHILNTLTDRLYDLYCNLKSPREIWTALQTAYQNEKRGIDKFLALQYFKFKIFDIRPIMDQIHELQILVSKLSDLEVKIPDALQIGAILSKLPSSWNDYRKKILHSMDKMTVEQFRTHIQIESETRARDVISQPSSSAVNFVSQNGSGSNTEKSRKIEKSGNSEKANIVENSTQGLVAMVSAMQIGMVTELNVATAATNTQDWWLDSGATIHVCYDKKIFKTYAEVQDSEQVLMGNHVAADVAGKGSIEINFTSGQKLTLLNVYHVPDMKKNLMSAALLSKKGFKIVIESDHVIVSKNGVFVGKGYNCNDMFKLSINEINYVSAYIVESDSCLWRKYNTDGSVQTFKALVAKGFTQKEGIDYFDIYAPVARITSIRVLLSLDSIYDLYVHQMAVKTTFLNGNLSEEIYMQQPEGFVLPGNEKKVCKLIKSLYGLKQAPKQWHERFDSVILSTGFVHNNADKCIYSKFTKEYGVIICLYVDDMLIFGTNLQGITETKRYLTSVVKMKDLNEVDTILGIKVKRDNKQVTLSQAHYIDKILTKFSHLGIKGYNTPYDSSVKLTLNTGRAVAQLEYASAIGSMMYAMHCTRPDIAFAICKLSRFTSNPSNDHWKAISIVLGYLKYTKHLGICYNGFPNVLEGYSDASWITSVNDNKSTSGWIFTLGGGAISWGHKDKLQSAYCYMKMLINLNGIINVWSNRDILTNFTYMKIEVVPLLARFKGLIL, encoded by the exons ATGCCTGAGCCCACATCAGAAGATTCTGACGTagtcaaggaagaaaggaagaaacgagaACATGATGAACTGTTGTGTCGCGGCCATATTCTGAATACTTTGACAGATCGACTCTATGATCTTTACTGCAATCTGAAGTCACCAAGAGAGATTTGGACTGCTCTACAAACTGCATACCAGAATGAAAAACGAGGTATTGACAAATTCCTGGCTCTGCAGtactttaaatttaaaatatttgatattaGGCCTATAATGGATCAGATTCATGAACTGCAAATCTTAGTATCAAAACTAAGTGATCTTGAAGTTAAAATTCCTGATGCACTTCAAATAGGTGCTATTCTTTCGAAATTGCCTTCCTCTTGGAATGActatagaaagaaaatcctaCATTCTATGGATAAAATGACTGTGGAACAATTTCGTACTCACATTCAAATTGAAAGTGAGACTCGTGCTCGTGATGTTATTAGTCAGCCTTCGAGTTCCGCAGTCAATTTTGTCAGTCAGAATGGTTCAGGAA GCAATACCGAAAAGTCTAGAAAGATTGAAAAATCTGGAAATTCTGAAAAGGCAAACATAGTGGAAAATTCTACCCAAGGACTGGTTGCCATGGTTTCCGCAATGCAAATTGGTATGGTCACAGAGTTGAATGTGGCTACCGCTGCTACAAATACTCAAGActggtggctagattcgggtgctACTATTCATGTCTGTTATGACAAGAAGATTTTCAAgacatatgcagaagtgcaggatTCTGAACAAGTCTTGATGGGAAACCATGTTGCGGCAGATGTTGCTGGAAAAGGAAGTATTGAGATTAACTTCACATCTGGCCAGAAGTTGACGTTACTGAATGTGTATCATGTTCCTGATATGAAGAAAAACTTAATGTCCGCTGCTTTGCTGTCAAAGAAAGGCTTCAAGATAGTTATTGAGTCTGATCATGTAATAGTGTCTAAGAATGGTGTTTTTGTTGGAAAAGGCTATAACTGTAACGACATGTTCAAATTGagtattaatgaaataaattatgtttCTGCTTACATCGTTGAGTCTGATTCTTgtttatg GAGAAAGTACAATACAGATGGTTCTGTCCAAACCTTCAAAGCGTTAGTTGCAAAAGGTTTCACTCAAAAGGAAGGCATAGACTATTTTGATATATATGCTCCTGTTGCAAGAATAACATCGATTAGAGTCCTTTTATCCTTGGACTCTATCTATGATCTTTACGTACATCAAATGGCTGTTAAAACAACCTTTTTAAATGGGAACCTTAGTGAagaaatatatatgcaacaacctGAAGGATTTGTTCTTCCGGGAAACGAGAAGAAAGTTTGTAAATTGATAAAGTCTCTTTATGGTCTTAAACAAGCGCCTAAACAGTGGCATGAAAGATTTGATAGTGTAATACTATCAACCGGATTCGTACATAATAATGCAGACAAGTGCATTTACTCTAAATTTACAAAAGAATATGGAGTAATAATTTGTTTATATGTCGATGACATGCTGATTTTTGGTACGAATCTACAAGGAATTACCGAGACCAAAAGGTATCTAACCTCAGTTGTTAAAATGAAGGATTTAAATGAAGTTGATACTATTTTGGGAATCAAGGTCAAAAGAGATAACAAGCAAGTGACTTTGTCACAAGCACATTATATAGATAAAATCCTTACTAAATTCAGTCATTTAGGAATAAAGGGGTATAATACTCCTTATGATTCTAGTGTtaagctaactttaaatactggAAGAGCAGTAGCACAGTTGGAGTATGCAAGTGCGATAGGCAGTATGATGTATGCAATGCATTGCACTAGACCCGACATTGCATTTGCTATTTGTAAACTTTCAAGGTTTACCAGTAATCCAAGTAATGATCATTGGAAAGCAATAAGTATAGTACttggatatttaaaatatacaaagcACTTAGGTATTTGCTATAATGGTTTTCCTAATGTATTAGAGGGATATTCTGATGCAAGTTGGATTACAAGTGTTAATGATAATAAATCCACATCAGGATGGATATTTACTCTAGGTGGTGGAGCCATTAGTTGG GGGCATAAAGACAAACTCCAAAGTGCATACTGTTACATGAAGATGTTGATTAATCTTAATGGAATTATTAATGTCTGGAGTAACAGGGACATATTAACTAATTTCACCTATATGAAAATTGAAGTGGTGCCGCTTCTAGCAAGATTTAAAGGGTtgatcttgtaa